One Drechmeria coniospora strain ARSEF 6962 chromosome 01, whole genome shotgun sequence genomic region harbors:
- a CDS encoding hypothetical protein (related to Pwp2p), which translates to MAAPVGSLPQLRLPSGPTPITAEQRYWRTFKNQLLIPSPTSYPVTHISCTSDSFAVTTGTRVQIYSNRTRKLLKTITRFGDVARSGEIRHDGKVLVAGDDSGKMQVFDVNSRAILKTWTEHKQPVWTTRWSPTDLTTLLSASDDCTVRLWDLPSNEPTTTFVGHNDYVRSAQFLPGTMSNMIISGSYDSTVKLWDPRVGKNSAVMTFKHAAPVEAVLPMPSGTTVLAAADSSVSVLDLVAARPLHVISNHQKTVTSLSLAGGGQRLVTGGLEGHVKMFETTGWNVVNSAKYQSPILSVLVIPSSSADSSPSSDRHLAVGMQSGVLSVRTRLSGNEMAKEKEREREMASLISGNIASFDAKQSKRKRRIEAGSRLDLVGEGADVVIANDRPTKTKERGWQKDLRHARYGRALDQVLDKTSPHHRPLDALQLLLALRHRSAMRDALEGRNEESVQPVIKWTCGHICDPRYVSVCVELGLHLLDLYAEYAGGSAELHDGFRTLHRRVKVEVERAQVACQTGGMLESLVLGAM; encoded by the coding sequence ATGGCAGCCCCCGTGGGATCTCTCCCGCAGCTCAGGCTGCCGTCGGGCCCGACGCCCATCACGGCGGAGCAGCGGTACTGGCGAACCTTCAAGAATCAGCTTCTCatcccgtcgccgacgagctaTCCGGTGACGCACATCTCCTGCACGAGCGACTCCTTCGCCGTCACCACGGGCACGCGGGTGCAAATCTACTCGAATCGCACGCGTAAGCTGCTCAAGACCATCACCCGCTTCGGTGACGTGGCCCGCAGCGGCGAGATCCGCCACGATGGCAAggtgctcgtcgccggcgacgactcgGGCAAGATGCAAGTCTTCGACGTGAACTCGAGGGCCATCCTCAAGACGTGGACGGAACACAAGCAGCCCGtatggacgacgaggtggtCCCCGACCGACCTGACGACCCTGCTGAGCGCGAGTGACGATTGTACCGTGCGTCTCTGGGACCTGCCGAGCAACGAGCCGACCACGACATTCGTGGGTCACAACGACTACGTCCGCTCGGCCCAATTCCTGCCTGGCACCATGTCCAACATGATCATCTCAGGAAGTTACGATTCGACCGTCAAGCTCTGGGATCCTCGCGTCGGCAAGAACTCGGCCGTCATGACCTTCAAGCACGCAGCACCGGTCGAGGCCGTTCTCCCCATGCCGTCCGGCACGACCGtcctggcggcggccgacagcTCCGTGAGCgtgctcgacctcgtcgcggcGCGGCCGCTGCACGTCATTTCGAACCACCAGAAGACGGTGACGTCCCtcagcctcgccggcggtggTCAACGTCTCGTCACCGGCGGGCTCGAGGGCCACGTCAAGATGTTCGAGACGACGGGCTGGAACGTGGTCAACAGCGCCAAGTACCAGTCGCCCATtctctccgtcctcgtcatcccatcctcgtcggccgactcgtcgccgtcgagcgaccgccacctcgccgtcggcatgcaGTCCGGCGTCCTGAGCGTGCGCACCCGCCTCAGCGGAAACGAAATGGCAAAGGAAAaggagcgggagcgggagaTGGCGTCGCTCATCAGCGGCAACATCGCCTCCTTCGACGCCAAGCAGTCGAAGAGGAAGCGCAGGATCGAGGCCGGGAGCCGGCTGGACCTCGTCGGtgagggcgccgacgtcgtcatcgccaacgACAgaccgacgaagacgaaggagCGAGGCTGGCAGAAGGATCTCCGACACGCCCGCTACGGCCGCGCCCTCGACCAGGTGCTCGACAAGACCTCCCCCCACCACAGGCCCCTCGACGCGctgcagctgctcctcgccCTGCGCCACCGGAGCGCCATgcgcgacgccctcgagggcCGCAACGAGGAGAGCGTGCAGCCGGTCATCAAGTGGACCTGCGGTCACATCTGCGACCCGCGCTACGTGAGCGTCTGCGTTGAGCTCGGCCTGCACCTTCTCGACCTCTACGCCGAGTACGCCGgcggctcggccgagctgcaCGACGGCTTCCGGACCCTGCATAGGAGGGtcaaggtcgaggtcgagaggGCCCAGGTGGCCTGTCAGACGGGCGGCATGCTCGAAAGTCTGGTGCTAGGGGCCATGTGA
- a CDS encoding C2 domain containing protein, with amino-acid sequence MSMRAKSYALNGGHTAGIFADMSIDGPVIGTLVAVVDRAKNLPNRKTIGKQDPYCAARLGKEAKKTTTDVRGGQTPRWDQELRFTVHDSADYYQLKVSVFTDDKKTDLIGEAWVDLKSIIVAGGGQNDMWQTLTCKGKYAGEIRIEITFYDSRPKPEKPARAANSSEQDNASPKQKTPVKRRPLPSDPVTGEAPALPVSPPAQPSPLEHRQTPPRWQGNDGPQPGFVATQSPLQSVEYNTPPPASRQHPDHYPSQYSPSPQSAFATGRLDGPRPSHPSRESSSARTPSRHRDDRDHHHGHHVHSSPYERQHPPFPEHPHDAVTEDFREQPPLEDGAPPPPPAHRSSPAGGGQELVHRGSYDGSPQKSMQSVQMRQDVLRSEAHRHSSPAYPGQPVFRAHDPAPSSPYHPAPHGSTHEAASPRYPSYDGYDPPHRSMQPTVEDVPESPPGPMPNTYHRPVARMHSRDETVFETNPSAVPPNFGRSAGASSHPLSSTPGHHSSAWQNQNGHAGDGYDVSSRDYPNSPAHPQHNQDIHRPSPRRDFEPHHQLRSSPSYGPPDAPPSLSPGHDPALSHETPEQMYEESRTGGQHPLQLTTPTRGRRQWEGSPTYVTSPQSYSSHPHDHRSAVTYSGGPDNQVVVRRRAVSPSPNPLHTIRRKSVSPVPPPSDDRMASDVPFSPDSYDALNPAMASPREEQSAAHGRGHGQAEADEKIIMHDGREVDPSDHLPVESWAPEPLPKVQNEQPPAESRSRPSGAQPMPPSGRRPLRIATRPQSKTAALPPSYSFGDDARGAPLAAGAGRSRLQRRAHRGSTAPWAAPSSPLAPVSTDNYQERQGLYITTGGRDLHGGGSWGYPNENQAPYYGSRPPIPAKMPLPMMSGANGGGDVALVEEMQSIDLGAGRSRRKGGY; translated from the exons ATGTCGATGAGGGCAAAGTCGTACGCGCTCAATGGCGGCCATACCGCAGGCATCTTCGCCGACATGTCCATCGACGGCCCCGTTATCGGtaccctcgtcgccgtcgtcgacagggCCAAGAATCTGCCAAACCGAAAGACGATTGGCAAGCAGGACCCTTACTGCGCTGCGCGGCTGGGCAAggaggcgaagaagacgacgacggatgtTCGGGGTGGTCAAACCCCTAGATG GGACCAAGAACTCCGCTTCACCGTGCACGATTCGGCCGACTACTACCAGCTCAAGGTCTCCGTCTTCACCGACGACAAAAAAACGGACCTCATCGGCGAGGCCTGGGTCGATCTAAAgagcatcatcgtcgccggtggTGGCCAGAACGACATGTGGCAGACTCTCACCTGCAAGGGCAAGTACGCCGGAGAGATTCGTATCGAGATTACCTTCTACGATAGTCGGCCCAAGCcggagaagccggcgagggcggcgaatTCGTCGGAGCAGGACAACGCATCCCCGAAGCAGAAGACGCCTGTCAAGAGGaggccgctgccgtcggaTCCCGTCACCGGCGAGGCGCCAGCTCTCCCCGTTTCGCCGCCTGCCCAGCCTTCGCCCTTGGAGCATCGACAAACTCCTCCGCGATGGCAGGGGAATGACGGCCCGCAGCCGGGCTTCGTCGCCACCCAATCACCGCTGCAGTCGGTCGAGTACAACACGCCTCCGCCCGCGAGCCGACAGCACCCGGACCATTATCCAAGCCAGtactcgccctcgccccaGTCCGCTTTCGCGACGGGCCGTTTGGATGGTCCCCGTCCGTCACACCCGTCGCGAGAATCGTCAAGTGCCCGGACGCCTTCGCGCCATCGCGACGACCGGGATCACCACCACGGTCACCACGTCCATTCTTCGCCGTACGAAAGGCAACACCCTCCCTTTCCGGAGCATCCCCATGACGCGGTGACGGAGGACTTCCGAGAACAACCACCGTTGGAGGATggagcccccccccctccccccgctCACCGCTCCAGTCCCGCCGGCGGTGGCCAAGAGCTTGTTCATCGGGGCAGCTACGACGGTTCGCCTCAAAAGTCGATGCAGTCCGTTCAGATGAGGCAGGATGTGTTGAGGAGCGAGGCTCACAGGCACTCGTCCCCAGCCTATCCGGGGCAGCCCGTCTTCCGGGCCCACGATCCGGCACCCTCGAGCCCGTACCATCCTGCTCCTCACGGCTCGACGCACGAAGCGGCCTCCCCGAGGTACCCGTCCTACGACGGGTACGACCCACCTCACCGATCGATGCAGCCGACGGTCGAAGATGTTCCCGAGTCTCCCCCGGGACCGATGCCGAACACGTACCATCGCCCAGTCGCGCGGATGCACTCGCGTGACGAGACAGTGTTCGAGACGAACCCGAGCGCCGTGCCGCCAAACTTTGGCCGCTCCGCAGGCGCGTCGTCGCATCCGCTGAGCAGCACCCCTGGCCATCACTCGAGCGCCTGGCAGAACCAGAACGGCCATGCTGGTGATGGGTATGATGTATCCAGCAGGGACTACCCCAACAGCCCGGCGCACCCGCAGCACAACCAGGATATCCACCGTCCCAGCCCACGCCGAGACTTTGAACCGCACCACCAGTTGCGAAGCTCGCCAAGCTACGGCCCACCCGACGCGCCCCCCTCGCTGTCACCTGGTCATGACCCCGCGCTGTCTCACGAGACTCCGGAGCAGATGTACGAGGAGAGCCGGACCGGTGGCCAGCATCCTTTGCAGCTGACGACGCCAACACGGGGCCGCCGCCAGTGGGAAGGGTCCCCCACCTATGTCACCTCTCCCCAGAGCTACTCGTCACATCCTCACGATCACCGGTCGGCCGTCACGTATTCCGGAGGTCCCGACAaccaggtggtggtgaggCGTAGGGCTGTCTCGCCCAGCCCGAACCCGCTGCACACGATCCGCCGCAAGTCCGTGAGTCCCGTTCCGCCTCCGTCGGATGACAGGATGGCGTCGGACGTTCCTTTCAGCCCGGATTCGTACGACGCGCTGAATCCAGCCATGGCATCTCCTCGAGAGGAACAGTCCGCCGCACACGGACGCGGACACGgccaggccgaggcggatgaaAAGATTATCATGCATGACGGGCGCGAGGTCGATCCATCCGACCATTTGCCCGTCGAGTCCTGGGCACCGGAACCCTTACCCAAGGTCCAGAATGAACAGCCACCGGCCGAGTCCCGCAGCAGACCGTCGGGAGCACAACCCATGCCCCCCAGTGGGCGGCGGCCCCTTCGCATCGCCACGCGACCGCAGTCGAAGACGGCCGCGCTGCCGCCATCGTACAGCTTCGGAGATGATGCTCGAGGTGCGCCACTGGCTGCCGGTGCAGGGCGCAGCCGGCTACAAAGAAGGGCCCATCGCGGTTCGACCGCTCCTTGGGCGGCCCCGTCGAGCCCGCTGGCGCCCGTGTCGACGGACAACTACCAGGAAAGGCAAGGTCTGTACATAACGACTGGAGGCAGGGACCTGCACGGCGGCGGATCCTGGGGGTATCCGAACGAGAACCAGGCGCCATACTACGGGTCGAGACCTCCGATCCCAGCCAAGATGCCGTTGCCGATGATGAGCGGAGCcaatggggggggggacgtgGCGTTGGTGGAGGAGATGCAGAGCATCGATCTCGGTGCTGGCCGGTCGAGGCGGAAGGGAGGATACTAG
- a CDS encoding GAF domain nucleotide-binding protein: MVRVSHATAQSREVHADASNFTQSVTKADAYEQILLQAEGLFTGQRNWYKSGVGRTNLARGSNLANAASLLWHAYKSLPAPMQDVNWAGFYVSDPTSPKPRLILGPFQGKVACQTIDFGRGVCGTAAATQETQLVADVDKFPGHIACDSDSRSEIVVPILAEKDGRGAKEVVAIIDVDCASLLGFDDLDRTYLEKLAELLARSCDW; encoded by the exons ATGGTCCGTGTCTCGCATGCGACGGCACAATCTCGTGAG GTTCATGCGGACGCATCCAACTTTACGCAAAGCGTCACAAAGGCCGACGCGTACGAGCAGATCCTGCTCCAGGCGGAGGGACTCTTCACAGGCCAACGCAACTGG TACAAGTCGGGGGTGGGACGAACTAACCTCGCTCGGGGAAGCAACCTCGCCAATGCCGCATCGTTGCTATGGCATGCCTACAAGAGCCTTCCTGCGCCGATGCAGGATGTGAACTGGGCCG GTTTCTACGTCTCCGACCCTacgtcgccgaagccgcgGCTCATACTCGGCCCCTTCCAAGGCAAAGTGGCATGCCAAACCATCGACTTCGGCCGCGGCGTCTGCGGCACCGCGGCGGCCACGCAGGAGacgcagctcgtcgccgacgtcgacaagtTCCCCGGACACATTGCCTGCGACTCCGACAGCAGGAGCGAGATCGTCGTACCCATCCTGGCAGAAAAGGATGGCCGTGGTGCCAAGGAGGTCGTGGCCATCATCGATGTGGACTGTGCCTCCCTGCTTGGCTTTGACGACCTGGACAGGACGTACCTCGAGAAGCTGGCCGAGTTGCTCGCCCGGAGCTGCGACTGGTAG
- a CDS encoding putative peroxisomal protein POX18 — translation MSLANAKFPASQAFDAIAAALGSDADRKDAIKQGNAVFAFTLKNKAGETASWHIDLKETGKVGAGTGTKPTVTLSLSDDDFGNLVLGKANAQRLFMSGKLKIKGDVMKATKLDPIMKKAQGAKANL, via the exons ATGTCTCTCGCCAACG CCAAGTTCCCTGCCTCGCAGGCTttcgacgccatcgccgcgGCGCTCGGTAGCGATGCCGACCGCAAGGATGCCATCAAGCAGGGCAACGCCGTCTTCGCCTTTACCCTCAAGAACAAGGcgggcgagacggcgagcTGGCACATCGACCTCAAGGAGACGGGcaaggtcggcgccggcaccggcaccaaGCCCACAG TcaccctctccctctccgacgacgacttcggcAACCTTGTCCTCGGCAAGGCCAACGCCCAGCGCCTCTTCATGTCCGGCAAGCTCAAGATCAAGGGCGACGTCATGAAGGCCACGAAGCTGGACCCCATCATGAAGAAGGCCCAGGGCGCCAAGGCCAACCTGTAA
- a CDS encoding 2-nitropropane dioxygenase: MSTARLQKWFPWALSPIICNGPMIGAASPAMATEVTKAGGIGFLSCVFDVNPDSAQLTKLEAELVEAKTLLGGSDAGAGAAAGPLRVGVSFITGHSSIGHFSSTALPIIVKHRPAAVWLFAPAASPDQRGPHGAVISALRKSLPAGAGPRVFVQVGNVGAAREAVRDGADVVVCQGIDAGGHQFRRGAGVVSLVPEVRRMLDEEDEFSSSDVGLLAAGGIVDDKGVAAVTMLEAEGVVMGTRFTVAEESVYPDHRKQLILHTVDGGSSTLKSPFHDQLNSNALWGPLYDGRAIAGPIHEKFLSGTSLDECRKSLKEDYSAEESVRMINTWAGTGVGLVRKAQPAGEIVREVREGAKAHMRKIAGHL, encoded by the exons atgtcgacggcgcgACTTCAGAAATGGTTCCCCTGGGCCTTGTCGCCCATCATCTGCAACGGACCCATGATCGGGGCTGCGAGTcccgccatggccaccgAGGTGACCAAAGCGGGCGGTATCG GCTTCCTCTCCTGCGTCTTCGACGTCAACCCGGACTCGGCCCAGCTCACaaagctcgaggccgagctcgtcgaggcgaagACTCTCCTCGGGGGGtccgatgccggtgccggtgccgctgctggccctctccgcgtcggcgtcagcTTCATCACCGGCCACAGTTCCATTGGCCatttctcgtcgacggcgctgccCATCATCGTGAAGCACCGGCCGGCAGCCGTCTGGCTATTCGCTCCGGCCGCGTCTCCAGACCAGCGGGGACCGCACGGAGCCGTCATCTCGGCTCTCCGGAAAAGCCTTCCGGCTGGGGCGGGACCGCGTGTCTTCGTCCAGGTGGGCAACGTTGGCGCCGCGCGCGAGGCTGTCcgtgacggcgccgacgtcgtcgtctgtCAGGGCAtagacgccggcggccaccAGTTCCGTCGTGGGGCCGGCGTCGTGAGTCTCGTGCCCGAGGTGCGGCGCATGCtcgatgaggaggatgagTTTTCGTCGTCCGACGTGGGCCTGCTGGCTGCCgggggcatcgtcgacgacaagggcGTTGCGGCCGTGACCATGCTCG AGGCGGAGGGCGTCGTGATGGGCACCCGC TtcaccgtcgccgaagaATCCGTCTACCCGGATCATCGCAAGCAGCTCATTCTCcacaccgtcgacggcggttCCTCGACCTTGAA GTCGCCGTTTCATGATCAGCTCAACAGCAATGCCCTCTGGGGACCGCTGTACGACGGTCGAGCCATCGCAGGGCCCATCCACGAAAAGTTCCTGTCCGGCACCTCGCTCGACGAGTGCCGAAAGAGCCTCAAGGAGGACTATTCGGCCGAGGAGTCGGTTCGCATGATCAACACCTGGGC CGGCACCGGCGTTGGGCTCGTGAGAAAGGCCCAACCGGCGGGCGAGATTGTCCGGGAGGTGCGCGAAGGAGCCAAGGCGCACATGCGCAAGATCGCAGGACATTTGTAA
- a CDS encoding SWR1-complex protein 4, translating to MTTSDVRDVLNLPDGLTGPRLSKKQKTSAARPNLKGLAREVHQLGGDNPIAIVPEVAQFKRRRLASRKPAQPWEMRPFLNSARDDQSLILRHWRRKEAKDAREEKAQEKGTAPMESEDAMEDSTFAKFNVKVSVPEYSDEQYSQFLKNEDWTKEETDYLMDLVREYDVRWPIIWDRYEWSAPATNGEENADGDESKAIVPTTLSRAMEELKARYYEVASKMMAAQKPVQCMTQPEFALHELMSHFNPQQEKLRKDFAMNAMSRSREEAREEESLLVEIKRILARSERFNEERRELYNRLEYPRADTDISSFKSSAGLQTLLQNLLTADKSKKRKSIMGTDGVSPGVVPPSQSAAQEAARRESGATSAVSNHRDSLGAAGTPTGASRKGSQQQQQQQQQPPTPQQERRKLTTHEEALYGVTHHDRLGSGPSFRTEKINKMFSHKSNQQQLRISNALSELDVPSKLAMPTAATTLQFEHLLASVSSLLDTRKVSDKLDGEIKLEQAKKAEREKAMGPPESKKGPTAVPEKTGKSTEAGEATADAEKEAAVPTQQEAAQAKAGGDGDQQPDEPVEGGGRNEPSEGTAETEVPKEAEEDKAGGGRSGGGSTNHKRSASVLSAVSDKSAKRQKK from the coding sequence ATGACCACCTCCGACGTCCGTGACGTCCTCAATCTCCCAGATGGCCTCACAGGGCCGCGACTGTCGAAGAAGCAAaagacgtcggcggcgcggccgaaCCTGAAGGGATTGGCGCGCGAAGTACatcagctcggcggcgacaacCCAATCGCCATCGTCCCCGAGGTCGCCCAATTCAAGAGGCGAAGGCTCGCGAGCCGCAAACCGGCACAACCATGGGAGATGCGGCCCTTTCTCAATTCTGCTCGTGATGACCAGAGCCTGATACTGCGTCACTGGAGACGGAAGGAAGCGAAAGACGCGAGGGAGGAGAAGGCGCAGGAGAAAgggacggcgccgatggaGTCGGAGGATGCCATGGAGGACTCGACCTTTGCCAAGTTCAACGTCAAGGTCTCCGTGCCCGAGTACAGCGATGAGCAGTATTCGCAGTTTCTGAAGAACGAAGACTGGAccaaggaggagacggactACCTGATGGATTTGGTGCGGGAATACGACGTGCGATGGCCCATCATCTGGGACAGATACGAGTGGAGCGCGCCGGCGACCAACGGCGAAGAGAACGCGGATGGAGACGAGAGCAAAGCAAtcgtgccgacgacgcttTCGAGGGCCATGGAAGAGCTCAAGGCGCGGTACTACGAAGTCGCGTCCAAGATGATGGCGGCTCAGAAGCCCGTTCAGTGCATGACGCAGCCCGAGTTCGCCCTGCACGAGCTGATGTCGCACTTCAACCCACAGCAAGAAAAGCTGCGAAAGGACTTTGCGATGAACGCAATGTCCCGGTCCCGCGAGGAAGCGCGCGAGGAAGAATCGCTCCTGGTGGAGATCAAACGGATACTGGCTCGGAGCGAGCGCTTCAACGAGGAGCGACGAGAGCTCTACAACCGGCTGGAATATCCTCGGGCGGACACGGACATAAGCTCGTTCAAGTCTTCGGCCGGTCTGCAAACGCTGCTGCAGAACCTCTTGACGGCGGACAAATCCAAGAAGCGCAAGTCCATAATGGGCACCGACGGCGTGAGTCCCGGCGTCGTGCCGCCGAGCCAAAGCGCGGCGCAGGAGGCTGCAAGACGAGAGAGCGGggccacgtcggccgtcagcaACCACCGTGATTCCCTCGGGGCGGCCGGCACGCCAACAGGGGCCAGCAGGAAAGGCTctcagcaacagcagcagcagcagcagcagccgccgacaCCACAACAGGAGCGGCGCAAACTTACGACCCACGAGGAGGCCCTGTACGGCGTCACCCATCACGACCGGCTCGGCTCGGGTCCTTCGTTCCGGACGGAAAAGATCAACAAGATGTTCTCGCACAAGTCCAACCAGCAACAGCTTCGCATATCCAATGCGCTGAGCGAGTTGGATGTACCGAGCAAGCTGGCCATGCCgaccgcggcgacgacgctaCAGTTTGAGCATCTCCTGGCGTCGGTGAGCAGCCTCTTGGACACGCGGAAAGTGTCCGACAAGCTCGACGGAGAGATCAAGCTGGAACAGGCCAAGAAGGCAGAGCGCGAGAAGGCCATGGGGCCACCGGAGTCGAAGAAGGGACCCACGGCCGTGCCGGAGAAGACGGGGAAGTCGACGGAGGctggcgaggcgacggcggatgcggagaaggaggcggccgtccCGACGCAGCAGGAAGCGGCCCAGGCCAAGGCCGGAGGCGACGGGGACCAGCAGCCGgacgagccggtcgagggTGGCGGACGCAACGAGCCGAGCGAAGGGACGGCCGAGACAGAGGTCCCGAAAGAAGCGGAGGAGGACAAGGCTGGCGGTGGCAGGTCCGGCGGTGGCAGCACGAATCACAAGCGCAGCGCCAGCGTGCTGAGCGCCGTGAGCGACAAAAGTGCCAAGCGACAGAAGAAGTGA